The sequence below is a genomic window from Lolium perenne isolate Kyuss_39 chromosome 7, Kyuss_2.0, whole genome shotgun sequence.
ACCTTCCTTCGAACATGCTCACGAAATGTCCTGACGATTTTACCCTAGCAGCAAACTGAAGATCTATTGTTAAAGATATGGGCTTGTCTGGCTCTTCGTCAATCCCGAACCATAGACCAAAGCTGTTGTAATTACTCTGCTGGTCCAGCTCACAGCATGCCGTGAGAAAGAACTGCAGCCCTACAAGATGAAACGGGACCGAGTATTTATCTCCTGATGGGAAGAGTCGAGAGCACTCATCACGCATTAGATCCATGTAAACTATAACCTGTGGGCGAGGTCGATCAAACGAAACCACTTCCACAGGGTTGTACGTGTAAGCTCGCTCTGGCAATTGCCAACAAGTTGTTGAATCAGCTGCATGACTGGTTTGTTGCCATGATGGGTCAAGTTTGTATGCAAGTACCTCGATGATACGCTTGGTTACTGCTTGCTCATGGTCCATAATATTGTAGATGAACGTAAGGACCTTCCCCAGTTCAATCCAGCTCATATGTTCGAAGCGCACCAAAGGGAGTAAACGAGAACAAAATATCTCAGATCTATCCTCCAATTTTGGGTATTGCGTGCAAACCCACTCGAGCAAGAAGTCAAATATGAAACTTTCATCTTTCACCTGTAGGTCGCTACTGGTGAGGATGGCCGCGATACCAACAAGAGGGATGCTCATCATCTCATCTTGGAACCTGATATGAGACAACAAATGCCTTGAGTACACTTCATACATGATTTTGTGATAATAATGCTTACCttgaaagaaaataaaataagagGTGGGTACGTAGGATGGAATGACTCACTTATCCAAATCCTTGTATTTGTTGACAAGGAATTCCTTGGCCGCATCTGTCAAAGCTTGAACTTCAGCAGCCACTGAAATGGAGCATGGGTAGTCTAGGTAGAGCAGTGCAGATTCTGTGGTCATAGGCAAGCTTGTGAGCAACTGACTGCAGAGTCTCGTGCAAGAAACAACCTCAAATTTATCGGCAGCCATCAAGATGTCGAGCAGGTGAGCAGGCTCAGTCGTTGTCAACTTTCCACTGTACATAAAGCTTAAAAGCTCCATAACTGCATTTTCCTCTGTTCCATGTAGAACGAAAATAAGGCACTATTAAGGGGACAGTTCAATAAATAACTAAACAAAAAGAGAACAGAGTTTTGGGGGTCCAATGAGTATTTTAAGTatgaagagaaaaaaaaaagagagaagatatCACTGGGAGACCAACTGCTTTATTATCGTAGAAAATGAAATGAAATGGCAAACAATCGTCCCTTCACTATGTAAATATTATAAAGCATATAGAAAATGATAACATCGTCAGAATAGCAAATGAGAATAAACTATAGGATGAAGAATGTCACAGTTGAACCATCACATTACCTGAATCAGCAATTCGAAGTGTTGTATGTGTTTGATCAGATTCTTTCATGCCATTTGAGAAAAGCTAGGAAGCATGAAACTTATTAGAAACGTGGGCTGTATAGAGCAAATATATTTCACATGGTTATCAAAATTACCTTGAGGAAGAAAGGACTTCTAGCGGCAAGAACTGCTGAATTGATATAAATGGTCTTTTCTCGTAAAACTGGTGCACCCACCACGATTGAGGAAGAGCCGCTACTCTGTCCTTTATAACCTGCAAAATATCAAGATAAGTGAAATAAAGAACAAACTGGGACAAGTAAAGGTTGCAGACTTGCAGACTACAATCACTAGAATTACATTCTGCTACTAAAATACTCCGAACACTATTTTTTGTGGGTGCTGATTCAGTTTAATCAATATTCAATAATAGGGTAAAATGGCAGAATGTCCTAAAATTTTGAACAATCATTTATCTGCATCAAGCAATCTTGAATGTAGTATCTCACTGAGTAAAGTAAACATACATGTTACCCCAACGATCTGACTGAACTTCTGTATCAATCAATCTAACATGCTTGTATCTCAATGACAATGAGTAAACTAACCATAAATGTTACACCAAGGATCATGTTAGAATTTCAATATCGTATAACTTCGTCCTCATAAAGTTTTATATTTATCTAATGCATTACTATAGCTCATACCAGGCAAGCATATGGTAGCAGAATCGAGGTCAAGTAGCTAAAAGGGAGAAAAAAAGGAGGTTTAACTAAGAACCGGTGGGTTTTTTGCAATCATTGACCTGTAACTAGTATGTTACTCATATGTATAAAACAATCAACCAACATCTACCTTTGATCACTATACCGGTACCAAATTTACATGTATACTGCAGGTGTGCGTGCTACTGCAAAGTAAGTAATAACCTAGAAAAAaaaatttgggggggggggggggggggggggcgagagAGCTGGAAGAAAAGAGCACAGACTAGTGTTAACCTGCTATTAAGTACTCCAGTGGCTAATCTCAATTACTCCTTCATCTAAAATATATATGGGACAAAATATTTGCTGCATTCTAATCTTTGATTGGTTCGCCTGATTCAGCCGAGCGGAATTTTGATTGACAGATAGCAGGTTTTACTCCCTAATCCCTGACGAAAGGCTATTGACCCAAAATCGCTAACGATCCACAAATTCCCACCCTCACAATAGCTGTACCAGTAACTGTACGAACCTTTCTCCTTGCGGTGGTTGGCAATGGATTCTCCGCTGGCGTTTTCGCTGGACCCCGGCGCGTTTTCTCCAGCGATGATTTCCATCCGCAGCACCCTGTCGGAGAAGTTGGGCGAATTGAACGCGAACTCGAAGCTAAGCACCGCGCCGCCGCCTGAGAGATCCGCCTCCGCTgaagcccccgccgccgccgcttcttcGGGGCCCATGAGCTTCGCCGTCTCTAGAAGAGGAGTGAAGTGCGGGACGGTGCCGTAACCTAGATCTTCCCGCAGGGTTCTTCGAGAAGACTGGTCAGGCGTCGGCGGTACCAGATCTTAAAATCTTTTTATGTATTTAAGTTGGACGAGACTACCCGGCGGCGCCGCACCGAAGTAGTCCCTGTGCGACGTCTGACGTCTGACGTCAGCAGGAAAAGTCAAAAGATTCTCTAAACGAGAGCGTGAGCCGTGAGGCTGTGACCAGCTAAGCTTCCAAAACTGGATCCCCTTCTTAGCTCAACTACTCAATGGCATCACATCCAAAACTTGGACGTCAACAAAATAGTAACAAGAAGAGAAGAACAAAGAGGGAAAAACTCTAGATTTCCATAAGTAGTATCTGTTTCAATTCAGAAAAGACAAACTCAAATCATCATCTCGCTTGAAGCATCCCCTCTCTAACAATGCTATAGTAAAAAAATGATGTCCCTTCAATCAAGTATTACATGGGTAATGGGTTCAGACTTGCTTCATTCTGAGATATCATGGTGCAGATTTTTCAGGCCTTTGACTTTGCTCATTTGCTAGACATCATTGCCTACAAAAAGTTCATGGAGTTTATAAGAAGCAACTACCAGATTCTCCCTTATCGCAAAAAAAACTACCAGATTCTCCCTAACATTTATCAGATAAATTAGCCACCATTATAAGTTATTCATCAGTTAACCTGGTATCAACTATCAGATTAACTAGTTATGGTTGCCAGGTTAGATTTGTAAACAAATATAATGTTCTTTGGCAAGCACAATTACCAGATTAATTAGACATGCTTGACAAATTAGTTGTTTATATAAATAGTTAGACATACTTGCCTTGTCGACGGCAGCCTCCCGCTGCATGCTCGGCGGCGTTCTTCACGCTGCGTGCTCCTTAACGGCCTTGCTGCTGCGTGTTCGGCGACGCTCTTCCCGGTGCGTGCACGTCGGCGCCGCGCTAGCCGACGAGCACCTCGCGCGCATGACTCCCTGCCGCGTGCTCGGCCGCGGCGGCCTCCCTTCCGCATGCTCCGCATTGGCGGCCTCCCTTGCTGCTGCATGCTCGTGCGGCGGCCTCCCTGCCCGACGGTGGCCGCATCCTCCCTGGACGCGTGCTCGACGGCGCCCGCCTCCTGCCTCGACGAGTTCGCGACGGCAGCCTGCTTCCTCGATGCATGCCCGACGCCGGAGGCCTCTTCCCTCGCCTCCTCCCCCAATGCGTACCCGACGGCGGCCGCCTCCTCCCCCAATGCGTGCCCCCGCAATcctcccggcggcggcgcttcCCGTGGTTGGTTTGGAGAGGCAGAGAATGAGTGGTTGAGACTTGATGAGAGAGAGCACCTCCACGACCACGATGGGATGAATTTTTTCCAATCGTGACACGTCGACGCCTCTCCGTATCTTTTTTCCATTTAAGTTTTGATGATGAGGCCCCCAAATTTGAGAAAGCTCCCTCGGAACATCTCTAAATCTAAATCTGTAAAAATTGTTAAACTCTTAAAATAACCAGTTTTAAGGTTTTTGTTTGAAAAAATAGCCTATTCTAAATCTTGTGAGAAAGAGCACCGAGAATTCACGCCCGAGatccttatatttttggaaaACAATTACGACAACCTATATACCACTCGACTCTGGTGAATTTCCGTCGCGCCAGCGCAAATTACACCCAAATTCCGATCGAATACCGCTACCTCCCCCCTCCCCACCCGAATTCTAGCCAAAAAGGAAAGTACATCAGTATTAAAAAGAAAGGTGGGCCCTTTACCAGTTGACGGGTTCTATTGTACCGAAGCTCGCGCGATACCGTAAACTAGGTTTTCGGTACACATTATATGGATTTCATGGTTCCAAAATATGAAGAATTTTTGTTAGAAGTAGGGGTGAAATAACAGGGACGGAACTTCTACTTCTAATTCTAGAACTAGTGTCGGATACCAATACAAATCAAATAAAAACACTTAATGACGAATGCTTAGCTAGATATATTACATGAAATGCGGATTTATTCCTAATTCTAAAAAAAACATGATAATCTAAAGATCAATCAACAATACAATACCTAAGAAAAACATGTATATTTACATTCCAAGTGGGCTTGTTTAAGGAATGCTAATGAACCCCTATGGTTGGGTGTGTTCTTTGCATAACCCCTATGTTTGAACCGTTATTTTATTATTTCTTTCGTACTCATGGGATTATCCATAGGATCTACTTGATGGGTGTGGGGCTCTGGATTAGTACCAGTTTTTGGAGAGAGACGAGGAAGAAGGGCAATACTTGGTATGCATAAGACATGACATCCATTACTCCACTGTCAAGAAAAATGGGACAAGGGGTGATACCTTCGATCCGAATTATGGATTGTAGTATGATAAGTTTTTTTCctagaagacctaggtttaatcgaaccttcaTAAGTAATGCTAAAATGGTGTAAAGGAAACGTCTACAAGACTTTGCTAGTTGATTTGATTTTATGTTTACCGGGCCTATCTAGTTTACTTTGTTTAGGTTGTGTTCAATGGATGAAAATAGGCCAGGATCAAGGATTGTCCTacagctatgcatacatatagaAATGAAGCACAAAtgtgtagtaaataaaatagtgATAAGGCATTTGTGAGCAGCACATCCCTAAATACTCTTGCCCCTAAAGTTAGAGGTGACAAGAGTATCTTGGTACAACCATTGTTCCCACAGCCGCGAGTAACAACAATTATTAAGTAAATGAATACATACCAAAGTATTAAGCTAAATGATTGTGATGTTGATCCCAAGTGGATCACTAAACATGTACTGTTACTTTCCCCTTTCTGTCACTGAGGTTTCGCGGTAGCATGCCATTCTCCCCTCATCCCACCTCTTCCTTGATCGATCCGATAGACATGGATACCTGCAGATCATCAAATCGAGGCAAAGAGACAACCATACAAGATTGCAAAGCTCCTATTCAATTGTTAGACATATTCATGAGATTAGATGCATATAAACgctgcgaggattcaccccaaccggTAGCCCGTGAGGACTATTGACACATGATATCAAGATCAAAGATAGAAATAATTGTTGCAAATACTTgaattgaaatcacaatattcttacaatggccgtcaattctcaaggagattcctattacaatggtgatggctatgaCTATGGAGGAGATGGGAGATGAAATGGATAGACTATGGTGGTGGATATCCTTCggtgtggtgtagatggatctgatggATGGCGGCTCTGTTTGACGATGAATGGCTCTCTTTTTGGCGTGGCTACCTTCACAAAAGTTATAGGGTTTGATCTCGGGAAGGCTGCGGCACCCCgtacgggcggacggtacggGCGGACGGGCGAGGCTTGCCCGTACCAATGTCCGCTAAACTCCCTGGAACCGACTTTCGACGTCTGGTCAACTTTTCTGCAATTGTGACGagattttcttcagtaattgcaggtTCATTTGCCATTATGACTTTATTTACTGCACACCATTCAAAgatagaagagattgcacatctttgcaaTAATTAGTCATTAGTAGCACTTTGAGAGAGAAACTTAGTCAATTCATTGACATACCTAAAGATTTAAACATGAGAAAAAGTGGCGTATTTCACAGCCATCAAGGGGCTAATGCATTTTGACAATGCAAGTCGACCATGGTCAAGTGCATGAGATGGAGAGATCAGGGCCATGGTTAGATGGTGATTAAATAAAAAAGATTGGAGAAGAAGATGGTTTAGGTAATAGataattgatgacccacaagtataggggatcgcgatagtcttcaagggtagtataacccaaatttattgattcgacacaaggggaggtaaagaatacttataagccttaacaactgagttgtcaattcagctgcacctg
It includes:
- the LOC127313197 gene encoding BTB/POZ domain-containing protein At2g46260-like isoform X2, whose product is MQREAAVDKASYKGQSSGSSSIVVGAPVLREKTIYINSAVLAARSPFFLKLFSNGMKESDQTHTTLRIADSEENAVMELLSFMYSGKLTTTEPAHLLDILMAADKFEVVSCTRLCSQLLTSLPMTTESALLYLDYPCSISVAAEVQALTDAAKEFLVNKYKDLDKFQDEMMSIPLVGIAAILTSSDLQVKDESFIFDFLLEWVCTQYPKLEDRSEIFCSRLLPLVRFEHMSWIELGKVLTFIYNIMDHEQAVTKRIIEVLAYKLDPSWQQTSHAADSTTCWQLPERAYTYNPVEVVSFDRPRPQVIVYMDLMRDECSRLFPSGDKYSVPFHLVGLQFFLTACCELDQQSNYNSFGLWFGIDEEPDKPISLTIDLQFAARVKSSGHFVSMFEGRYAVTDDSMRGCNDLFDVPWSTFIADDSLFIDGVLHLRADLTVVKQPADLQT
- the LOC127313197 gene encoding BTB/POZ domain-containing protein At2g46260-like isoform X1, yielding MGPEEAAAAGASAEADLSGGGAVLSFEFAFNSPNFSDRVLRMEIIAGENAPGSSENASGESIANHRKEKGYKGQSSGSSSIVVGAPVLREKTIYINSAVLAARSPFFLKLFSNGMKESDQTHTTLRIADSEENAVMELLSFMYSGKLTTTEPAHLLDILMAADKFEVVSCTRLCSQLLTSLPMTTESALLYLDYPCSISVAAEVQALTDAAKEFLVNKYKDLDKFQDEMMSIPLVGIAAILTSSDLQVKDESFIFDFLLEWVCTQYPKLEDRSEIFCSRLLPLVRFEHMSWIELGKVLTFIYNIMDHEQAVTKRIIEVLAYKLDPSWQQTSHAADSTTCWQLPERAYTYNPVEVVSFDRPRPQVIVYMDLMRDECSRLFPSGDKYSVPFHLVGLQFFLTACCELDQQSNYNSFGLWFGIDEEPDKPISLTIDLQFAARVKSSGHFVSMFEGRYAVTDDSMRGCNDLFDVPWSTFIADDSLFIDGVLHLRADLTVVKQPADLQT